The Brassica napus cultivar Da-Ae chromosome C1, Da-Ae, whole genome shotgun sequence DNA segment ATTGAAAACGGAAAATCGAACCGAAAtaatacaaaaaacaaaaccaaaactaaaTCAATGTTAACAAATATCTTAACAGTTCATATATCGCTAAAATAGAAAATCTGAAACCAAATTGAAACTAAACCGAGAACTGAATGGGTACCTGAATATATTAAATACAGTTTATACacctttaaaatattaattatctttagttttaaaattatcaaatattctAACACTAATACATATAACCGAACAACCCAAAAATGGATTGCCCTATTACTTTTTATCcgagatatttaaaattttcgttATTTCCCGataatcaccaaaaaaaaattattgaaaatatttaaatttattcaagTTATCCGATATTGTATccaacaaaattcaaaatgtgatttttatccaaattatttaaaattatccaaaaatgGGAACTGAAACCGAATTAAACTCAAATTTTATCAGGTTCCTAACGTTATTATTCGAAtcaaactaaaaaccaaaataaccaaaccGAAACTAAATCTAAATTCATAAATAACCAAACAGTTCATATATCTCTTGAACCGAATAGACGAAAATCACAACCAAATTGgcacaaattgaaaaaaatggaaCTGAACCTATAATCGAACGCCCAAGGCTAAACATATTAGTGGACTAACGGGTTAGTAAATTTTCAATAAAAGATAATCCCGCGCTttggtcaaaatctagtttgctTTTAAAAGCTTTATATACAAGATCTCTTGTATTTCTCTGCCATTTCATTGAAAcatatttggcaaaaaaaaaatcgcttTGTCAAATTTCTTACTGCCAACTTTTTCTTAAACTTTCTTTGATTAATTTGGCAGGGATTTGAAGAAGTTTTATTGACATGGAAACCACTAATATGATGACGCTGTTGAACATGTTTTTCTTAATCAGGTCTTCTAAGCATACATAGTTCAATTTGGTAGTGTATGTAATTTCGGTTCAGAACATTGTAATTCATCAAGGCAATGAGTTAACCAACAATGACAACAATGTGCAAGAGATTACATAGTCTACATTCTACAGAACATGTTATTTGGAGAGTTTATTTGCGTTTCCATAAGCGTTTGCGTTCTCAGACGCAGCCAAGGTTGTTTCATATATGGAAACGCAAACTCAGCTAAGGTTGCTCTCATCACATTACAACAAACACACTCCGTTAGTATTACAACTCTTGAAACTCAACGAACACACACAAGAAAACCTAGAGTGCATTCTACAGAGAATGAACCGCTGATTCGATTTCACCGTCCATAGACTCAGCTATCTCTCTAAACGACTCGCTATGGAGATGCCTAGTGAAGCTAGTGGTCGTGTCCAAGAAATAAAGAATCGACGACATCATACAGCAACACACAAACATAGGGATGGGACCAAAGTTCCACAAGAAGAGCGGGAAGGAGAAGTAGAAAGCTCGCAATCCAAGAGACCAGAAGTAGCTAGCTCGGTTCAGGTTTCTAGAAACGTACTCGCAATGCTCTCTCTTCCCTCTCGAGACAGGAACCGTGATCAGGAAACTCACATGAGCGTAGTACCTGATGGACTGGACGTTGCAGAGAAAGGCCATGAGGAAACATACGAGGATCGCGAAGTTCTTGATGGTTGCAAGGACCGGGCTTTTGTTTCCGTATATGATAGGTGACGCTGTGGATTTGGAAGCAGAGGTGTTGCTTACGAAGACGCCGATGATGGAACAGAGAGTGATTGCTGTTGTCGCTAAAAGTGTTGATGCCATTATGTTGTTCCTTATTGTCTGTACTGCCAGTGTACCGTTTTTCAGCGGCTCCTGCACACAATAACAATGAGAAAAATTGAATATTGATTAAAAAGGTTTAACAAATCATCCAATACAGTTCCGGATTTTGGGTAAAATTTCAGACTTTATTCGGGTAAAATTCCAAGTATTTTCTGGTATTTGAATATTTCGGTAACCCCTGTACctgaaaactaaaatattttaagtattttaattatagacgcGAACGGATCCAGACCCCAACCGGAGTACTAATTCCAAATTTCTAACATCAGGAAACTGGAAACAGCTAAAGATCTTTATTTTCTCGATCGTGtttactctaaaccctaatcaattTTGCTCTATGATATGTTAGCTGATGCAAATTAGGGTTATCAGTTCTCAGTTGACCTCGAAGAACCTCGGAATCATGAAGCATAGTGGAGAGATTCAATTTCAAAGCTCATAACTTGGTTCTCTTCCCTAAAGAAAAGCTTTCAAGAATCTCAATTACAAAGTCCTAGATCCACTAATGAAACAGTACAAACCCTAATCTGGAAACTCCACCGCGAGGAGTATTATACCGAAAGAGGAaaaaggagaagagagaaacGTACGGTCATCATAGAGAAGACCCATTGCCGTCGAGACTCAGCGTTGAGGGAGATTACAGTGAGCTTTGGACGGTGGATTATGGCGTAGCCGAGCCAGACGTGGTAGGCGACCATCACGGCGAGACCCGCCGGCACAAGTATTACATCCAACCCTTCCTCTTTCCACATGAGTACTCCGCCGCAGAGGTACTCGAGGTTCGTATGGTTCCGTGATCGGAGAAAAAGACAAGGATCGATGTCTAGAAAGGAAGCCAGCGCAGCGCACGAAGATGGAAAGGGACAGTGTTCGTTCACACGTGTTAAACAGTACCACACTAACAAACAAGCTCTAAACAGTCTGATGGGGTCTTCATCTCTGTCTGTCTCTATTAACGCAATGCGTTTTCTAGTTTGGTCCGAGCATTTTTAAGCTTTTAAACGATTTGGGCCCAAAACGAACTTTATTGGACTTTCAGTTCGGCCCTATTTGGTTTTCTAATAGGAAATTGTAGTGTCTTGTAGGAGATTGCTTCTGAGCCGAAATAATACCAGTTATTCCAGTTTGAACCAGGGAACCAAGAATGTATTACCGTGTTGGCTAATAAGCTACTTACCATCTTTAATTTGTTATGTAGTATTCTTCAGTGATGTAGGTGGAGCAACTCTGGACTCTCACCATGGGCTGGTTTGTTGTTGAATATGATGAAGATAGGGGGATGTTGACCAAGGTGAGAGAAACATGCTACTAGTTGTctttagtttttggttcaatATTCATATGCTCTTTATTGCTATTGAAGAAGGGTGCAACCCAGCCTTGAAGAAACAACTAATGAGATGATGAGCAGTAACTTGTATTGGGTGACTTTAGAACTTGGGATCAAGCCTTGTAAGAGTTTCCCTTGTTACAAAGTGGCTTAAAACTTGAGCCCATGCTGATGGCTATAGAGCCCACAATGGACTAAATAAtggaagagagaaagaaagatttgAATGTGTTTTGCTTCTGTCTGCTTATTTCATGGCAAGACAAATCGAATTGGCTGTGAAACGGTACCACCAACTCAATTAGTTGACTTTAGGCTGTTTCATTGAATCCTTGTGAATCTGTTATTAATGACACTCATTTGCTCACCAAACGTGGTTGTCGTGTTTGTATGATTATATACTGATTCGGTTGATCTTTCTATCCTGTTTCTAGATGAACACACAAGTCATCTTCATTCAATATTTGATTTTACGTGATCTCATTGATTATTCTTaaacgaaagaaaaaagaaggatTTGATATCTCTGTGTTTGCCCGTTTGTCGATGATCTTTGTGATCTGatgattatttttgtttatatgtaTCAATATGGAGAGAATCTTGCATGTGTCACACTAAGAAAAAAGAAGTACAGAGTACAAGTTTacttcaatttttatataaaaatataacagaATAGTTCCTTGTCAGTTGTCACATTGAAAATTAGTGAAAGCTATATTCAACATATATATCGGGAACAATGTGAAGTGATAATAGTTTTTATATTGAAGCTGATTAATGGTACATTTGCCTGTAGCCGTTTTTAGAATCTAATGACATGAACAATGAGCAAGTTAACTGAATAAACGGTGGTTGCTCcttgaatatttatatatgggtGAACTTATCACTCAAATTATTCTTATAAAAATGGATTGATTATTGATGGTTTACCACATTCAAGACAAGATGCCTAGTTGTGGGGTTAGATCACATGCTAATTTGATTCCATAAAGGCATTATTACAAAAGATAATCAACTATAACAGAAATGTACACATGAATGCGTAAGAAAACAAGATTCTCTTCACTATCGTTCACGATTTCATTTTTTGGACCCGAAATGTTTAAAATGATACATGAATGGGCATGCCTAATCATCGTAACTCATAGTTAATGAGAGTTGTATCATCGTCACGGTCGTGTTATAGTCCAAATTTATGTATGAGGGGATTGTACATTAAATATGGGTGAACTACTATCAACATACATACATGTACCCCTATATATATCTAAGTCACATAAACATTCAACCTCCAAATCGTATTATTATAGTCCAACAATCACTTATATCAtcattattcataatcattgatTACAAATAAATAAGTGCCCCACTTGAAGTAATGATGTACCATCCTGTGTTACCCCCTAAACTCAATACTCCTCCAATTTGTTTATTATAATCAGTAATAATTCTTTTCTGTTGTAAATTTCAAGTCTGCCACGACACACATTCATATAAAAGGCAACCTTTGGAATGctatcaaacataaaaaaaaaaaaagagagcccaaaaaagaagaaagaagaagaagaaaatggggAAAGAAGTAGTATCAGAGAAGATGAAGCTTGTGGTGGCATTGATCACACTTCAGTTCTGTTTTGCAGGCTTCCACATTGTCTCAAGAGTTGCTCTTAACATTGGTGTCAGCAAAGTTGTGTACCCTGTTTATAGGAACCTTCTTGCCCTTCTCCTTATAGGTCCCTTCGCTTACTTCCTCGAAAAGTAAGTCCTTTCTTCTCTCAGAGTTCTAGGGTTTGCTAGAATAGTTATCTGGGGTAAATTGTTGGATAATATctaaagtataaatctttaatttttcaatattCTTAACAATGCAATGTTTCAACAGAAAGGAAAGGCCTCCACTCACTATCTCTTTACTAGTTCAGTTTTTCCTCTTGGCACTCATTGGGTAAGCGTAACAAAACAAGACCatagctttcttcttctgaTCACCAATAAAATGTTTTCTTACAATTCTGAAACTCTGTGTGTGGTAACAACAGAATCACAGCAAACCAAGGATTCTATCTATTGGGACTGTACTATGCAACTCCAACGTTTGCTTCCGCAATGCAGAACTCTGTTCCTGCCATCACTTTCATCATGGCTTGTGCCCTAAggtaaccctaaaccctaaaccctaaaccgcaCAAGCTCTTTCATGAAAATGTCGTTCTCAAGTGAGTATTAACATTGATCTTCCTCTGTGTATCAAGGTTAGAGCACATAGATTTGGTTAGGAAACACGGTGTGGCCAAAGTATTGGGAACCCTAGTGAGCATTGGTGGGGCTACAGTGATCACACTGTACAGAGGATTTCCGATCTTTCACAAGAGCCATAACATGCACGAGGAGGAGAGGATAGAATCTAACTCATCTTACAACTGGTCACTTGGATGGTTATACCTAATGGGGCATTGTCTGTCATGGGCTGGTTGGATGGTTCTTCAAGCTCCTGTTCTAAAGAAGTACCCAGCAAAGCTTACTCTTACATCGTTCACATGTTTCTTCGGTCTGGTTCAGTTTCTTGTCATTGCTCTGTTTGTGGAAACTGATCTCAATAACTGGATCATCGTCTCTTGGGAAGAGCTCTTCACCATCCTATATGCCGTAAGCTCTCTCACTCACTCCCTCCCTCTCTATCTTCCTTTCCTGAGCTGAATCGATGAAGTTAGCTAATGAATCTTCTGTTTTATCGTGTGATTACAGGGACTAATAGCGTCGGGGTTGGTGGTTTATCTTCAAACTTGGTGTATATACAAAGGCGGTCCTGTCTTTGTCGCAGTCTTTCAGCCTCTCCAGACACTTCTTGTAGCTGCAATGGCCTTTCTTGTTCTTGGTGATCAGTTGTACTCTGGAAGGTAACACACTAAAAGCGACATTGTGGAGTTTTGTTCATTTCAGTTGCTTGTTCTAACTCAAATATTTCCTTTACAGGATTGTTGGTGCAGTGTTCATAATGTTGGGACTGTACTTGGTTCTTTGGGGCAAAAACGAAGAAAGAAGACAAGTGCTTGAACAGACTACTCAACAAGATCCAGAGTCTCTGACCAAACATCTTCTTGAGGCACAAGACAAGAAGACTAATGCTGAATCTCAAGTGTAAAAGTTTACACTTTGCAATATTTCTCTGTACATACACACATGAACTTGACCAAAACACGCAGGCTCCTCTAGTGGGTCTCTCATACAATGCATATCCTAGttgtttatttttgaattgcaataaatttatgaataaataaaatatatatataattgaatcAAGCCGACAATGGAGAACCAAGTTGTCGTTTAAGTCATGATTTTGTCTGGTTGTTGACAGACCAATGTGCTGGAGAAACTCATGTTCATGCAACTATGTACAATTAAGCTTCTATACAACGAATCTGTAACATTTGTGACCAAGTCTGTGTCCCAGacattgaactgattctacttctattttgaaaatatgaccAAATCATAATCACCAATCACCAAAATAAGCAAAGCGAGAAATATTGATATCAAGTCAatagaaagaaaacaaataaacttAGCACTAAACCACAAAGCAAACCACTTAGGTGAAAGAAAAGAGGGTATAAGTTCAACGACCATTACgaaaaaacaccaaaacacGAAGTAGAAACAAAGCTTGGATAGAGCAATAAGAGAACCGTTTTGAATGAAACTACCACACTACCTCACAGTAACAATGTCATCGATCTTCAAAATCATCCTTACGCATTCAGTTGCGAGAGTGATAGCGCTGGTGCTCACAAGCAGAGGCTGCACCACGTTCTCCTCCAAGATGTTAGTGATCTGCCCTTTCCTCACATTGATCCCAGAGTTGATTTCCCCTTGAGCATGCTTGTTCCTGAGTTCAGTCACAATGGCAATAGGATTCAAACCCGCATTCTCAGCTAGCGTGTACGGGATAACCTCGAGGGCTTCCGCGAAAGACTTCACACAGAAACCTTCCATCCCATGGAGCACCTTAGCCCAAGCACCTAGCTGCCTCGAGAGCTCAATCTCCGGCGCACCACCTCCAGCAATCAAAAACCTCTTGCTCACCAGGCACCTGACAACACACAAAGCATCGTGTAGACTCCTCTCGGCTTCATCTAGAACAAGCTGGTTAGAACCACGGACCAGAACAGAGGTGGTCCTCCCCATATCTTTAATCCCAGTgatcttcaagatcttcccatCTCCAAGCGAGGCTTCTTCAACAAGATCAGCATGGCCAAGCTTCTCAGCTCTGAAATGCTCAATATTAGCAATCGGCAAACAGTTCAACGTCTTGGTGACGAACTCAATCTCATCCCTCTCAACATCCTTAATCACCATAATCTTAGCTTTAGCCAAATAATGAAGAGACAGATCAGTCACAGCGTCTCTCAAAATACTCTTCTGAATCAGCAAAACATTGCAACCAGTCGCTTTAATCTTCTTAATCATCCCCAAGATGTAGTTCCTCTCTTCTTTCAAGATCCTATCCATCTGAGTGTAATCAGAGACAACAATACTCTGCTCGATGTCAGTCTTCGGAGGCGAGATCTGGAACTGAATCACAGCGATCTTAGCATTCTCCATCCTCGTAGGTCCACCAGCGGCGTGACTCACCTTCTTGTCAAACACCAAACCATTCACAGTGTGTGTATCGTCAACAGTCCCACCAAGCTTCTTAACAATCTTGATATCACGCAAATCAACAATCTCCGGCTTCTCCGGATCAATCACGGAGAGAACCGCATCTACAGCTAACGGAGCGAGCAGTGTGGAGTACTGGCTAACAACCTTACTGTTCAGCGACGTGCTCGCCGATTTCACGAGAGAGTCTCTGTCAGTTAGCTCCACGGGTACAGCCATGGCGGTTAAGATATCAACGGACTTAGCGCAAGACTTGTGAAGCGCATCTGAGATCACGGTAGGGTGGATCCCGGAAGCTAAGAGTGATTGGCACACTCTCAGCAAGGCTCCGGCTAGTACGACGACGGTGGTGGTCCCGTCTCCGGCGGCGGAGTCCTGAGATTTGGAAAGCTCCACCATCATCTTCGCCGCCGGCTGGAGAAcgtccattttgttgaggatcGTGGCTCCGTCGTTGGTGATGATGACCTCGCCGCTCGCGGTGGAGATCATCTTGTCCATCCCCTTGGGGCCCAGGCTCGTGCGGACGGCGTCGGCGACGGCGCGGCCGGCGTTGATGTTCGCGGATCGGATGTCTTCCTTGCGTTTGTTGTCGACGAAGGACTCCGACTTGGATGCGCGGGGTCTCGATGCCGTGGATGCGGCCGCCATTTTTGAGAGGTATAGATCTGATAAGAGAGTGAAAAGGAAAGCCTAGAGGGAGCCAACGAGAGAGTTCTGGAAATGGAAAGAGAGGAAAGGAGATTTGAAATTTTCTGTAGGGTTTACGCTGGCGTTTGGTTTCATGAACCAATCTATTCCTCTTTAAAATGGGCCTCTTCGGATTTTGTAAGTAAATCGTATTTAGCCCAAAAGCCCATTATGGATCTCCGAGTTTCCAAAAGTTTACGTTTACTAGAGCATATGATTTTCTCACCCATAGATtctataaagaaaaattatacGAGTTTTTCAAATGCAAAACCTActctattttctttctttagttttttctCACGTTTTCTACATCTTTTCAATTGGTGACTTGGTGAGagactattttataaattcacCAATGATGATGATAGTCATATGTATCGTGTCAATAAATATGGAAAAAACATCAAACCAATCCGAAGTGAAATCTTGTTAACCAGCTTTTAAACCGGTCTTTTTCCATTTCACCTGAAAGGGAAAGATTTTTTGTTGTAGCTGTGTTCCATTATACATGTTGATGTGACCATGTCACACTCACATAGTCATGGTCCATATGTTTATGAAAAAGTGGTTTTATGTATGTAAAATGACAAATTAAGTTAACGTCCGTTGAACCGTGAATTTCAAAATTTAGTTAACTTTCGATTTTCCAAAATTTACATTTACTCCTATTATGTATCCAATATAAAATCGAACCAAACCGAAGCAAAATCTTGTTTGGAAAATAGTTTTTTTGGGATTTATTGTAATTAATTTGTCGAACATACTTTAATTAGTGCATTTGTTATGACGAGTGTATGATTATGATTAGAGTAATCCACGAATTGAtaaaaatggtggaaccaaggtttaaaTCGGATCGACCAAAGATGTGGCCGATTGGTCGATATGGCCGGATTATGACTTGATAACCTGAAACAAAGGGAATTAAATGATATGAGGTATGATatgaatgaaacaagaacaataaacaaaataaagggATAGATATggcggaatcaagctgctgaatgtgtatcactctcagcttgattagaagatgaactgaagtggatttgcggaggaaggtttgattggatctctcaatctgatggaatgatggatcgaagtgattgactctctcaatctgtgcactgagcttgtttgatttgcagaaacaaactagactcacgaaatcaataagacaacaaagaatctctctttgaatcctaaagaccgatattttatataaagaacaactttgataaaactgaataaactttctattaacttggtgattaagggtgttCTTTACAATGACTATCTaagagcttatataatgctctgGAAACTAAGTCTAACGTtcataagaagaaaataaaggaaacaaatcaagcaaactaacaaaatcggaaactagccgttggagccttttatgggattttggctccaagtgagaaacttgattcttcttgaacctggacggtttaaggggataagagagcttcctTGGGATCTTCTGGATGGCTTGAAAGGTTCTGATCTCATGCCTGCTCTGAAgagaaaagagctgttggacattaatgtcggtttgctccaaataaggcaggtttgagtaaatgaggatcctcctgatccaatggttgctggtgcatggtatgaaCTTGTAGAACTCCTCCTGGACTCCTAGAATATCTCCTGATTGGTTtaaatgatctcctggtcgccaatgtctggtttgaagctgattgaaccggttagcttccaattgaggcaagtgtagaactggtttgaccggttttggagattggatcataacttcataattccgtggccatttctcctgacCTTGGGCTTTCAGGAAAGCTGATAAACTCCTCTGGACTCCTATTATGGGATTTGAttcaggccgctccttacttgagcttaaatcttcttctaaagtcgggtacttgcagatggacgggctggaaaacctctgacttataaaattcataacttctttctccgtgaatattttggacTGATTCAAAATTggctggactccttcttgagtgtagagtcCATTAAAATTTGtctcgtgatttaaaccctcctggtttgtaagatacggcatttttagtgcacatGTGTTCTGCTTGGcaccttggctggttgagtagggctttgggttgacctccggttcagttgctgatctgatgaccacatcagAAGGTGGTTTAGATCATCTGCTGTAAGACTCTCCTTCTTGCCCCCAAGTGTTGTCCGAATATCGTCTTGTATCACTCTAAGGTTTCTGATCAGCTCAGTCATGGCCCAGATCAATGTGATGACGCTTGTGTTTACTCCCGCCAGAAATATGTCGTAATACAAAACGGAGACATGTTAAGTTCAAATGTTTTCAAGCAGAACCGGTCCTAGATATAGCAAAATAAAACATACATGTTCCCAAAATATTAACGTTTAATATATACTCCATCAGTTTCAAGATAATCCATATTTAACCATCGTTGATGGCCCAGTGGCACTTGAGGGGAGAAAACCCCAATACGGTGCCCACGGGTTCGAATCGCGGTGGCCACCCGGGCCCTCCCTGTTTACTTCCTTGGGAGGAGTTTACGTGCCTGCTGCGGGGCTCGAGGGACTAGTCGGTTGACCTCGGTCGCCGGATTACCCTCggctatcaaaaaaaaaaaaaaaaaaaaaagataatccatatttaaaaatacattttctatatttttaataagGTAATAATGATAAATAGTAgactttaaaaaattaattgtacATGTTTGTTCGGTTAAGAATTGTAAGAAATagtaaattacaaaataatgtatttatttaatatatattcttaattatgtataaaactctaaaatatatatatatatatatatatattttcttgaaacatatagagagtataaatcatttgattcttaatttttgtttttgtttttgtaaaagggcttattttctaaaatatatatattgtcttGATTCTTAAATTGATCAAGAAAATATATGTACTActcatttatttattgttttgaaCCTTATGaatatggtttagagtttaaggttgaTTAGGCCGGCAAGAGTTAAAAGACCAAGAAGACTTACCGAAACGATTCCTTTGAAATGATATGTGGTGAGCTTGAAAGAGTCTTCATCTTTATcttgcttcttcataagatcaaCCATCACGTCCACAACGTCAGGGTTCTCTGATACGGTTCTCGAGGCTTAAGATGATCATCGAGAATGTTCTGGAAAAACGTGTCTAGCTCCGAGAAAACAGTGTTCAATGTCTTGTTCTGTCCGGTAACTCTGTCGATAAGCCAACCCACTCAAGggaaaaaaatcagagaaagcaatACCATCGATTACCAACTCAAACTTGTGAACAAGAATTGCAACGGTTGTAAGTAGTAACAACATAACAGAGGATCAAGGAGAAACAGAGTTAGAGGATGTGGACCTTGAGAATGATAATCAGATGGGCTTGAATGATAGAAAAGGCAAAGGCCCAGAGTGGAAGGCGGTAAAGAGACGTTTGAGTTCTGAAGGTCAAGGTTGTAGACAAAAAGAGTacggagaagatgaagatggagcGAGCTGGAGAAGTGGTCCTGCGGAATCCTTATACTCCTCTTCTACCTGCATCTAAGGGTTGAGAGCGTTCCACTTGTAACTAGATTGAGTATGGTCACTAGGGTGTTAGATTGTCTTTGTGACTATATAAGTCCTCTTCTTGTAATCGTTGAAGGTACGGAATAAGAAAGATAAAGTTCAGTCTTTGAGATCTTGTCTTAGGTTTTCACAACGGTTTCCTCGTCGACAAACTCACACTTGTGAATATCTATCCCGAACGCGAGCCTACACACGATACTAGCAACAAGAGTGAAAAGGGTCTTCTTAAGATTCACAGGGGATTGCGTCCGAGGCTCCGAGCCGATTCCATTAGTTTCTTGACAAGCAAGTAATTCTCTTCCTCTCTTATGAAACTAAAAGACTGAAATTTTTCATGTTCAAAAGCTCCACAACCACGAGCTTTCCTCACCGTAAGGAGCGAACCCTATGTCTTTGAAGTTGTAAGAGATCATTATGGTCGCAACCCTCTCTGGTTGGCTGCAACATTCAAGATCTTGGGTCTTGAGACTTGAGAGCTTCCTCTGCTCCTTCTTTAGATGAGATCACGACCACGGGGACGTATCCGAAACGGAGAAGCATCAATGGACCGTACGTTTGGGAGCGGTTTGAAAAACATGCGTGTGGCAAGCCTTTGAGGTTGTGTAAGTTTCTGATGATGGGAAGCGTCTTGGGGCGTGGAGGACGTTTCCATTTTGAGCATTTGAGCTTTTTGATATGATGAAAAAGGAAACtacgaaaataaaaaacatttcagTCTTAGTGTTGTGGTTGATAACAGTATTTTAATATCATTTGCTTCTAAAAAGTTAGTAATTTAATCCTTATTCATTTGGATAGGATGTAATCAAGGTTTGGTTTAGTTTAACCaagttttatgtatttttcaaaGGGAGTATTCTGACGTCGGAATTTAAGAAGCTACATTCGGTGATGAGCAGTGGCGGAGACGGGAAATAATTTTGTTGAGGGCATGAATACTAACTTACGCTATTTAGAATAAGTGCATATAGTTTAGGCTTTAATAAattatactaattttttaaatattgttggGTTCAGTGGCCCCCGTCTCGTTACATGTGGCTCCGCCACTGGTGATGAGTATTGCTGGATTCGGTGTGACGATAATGGGAGTGGTTTCTCTACAGCGAAGCTAGGAAGAGATCCAAATTGATTAACTTGAAGTGAAAGTGGGAGACTGGATCTAAACCA contains these protein-coding regions:
- the LOC106347146 gene encoding uncharacterized protein LOC106347146 — translated: MWKEEGLDVILVPAGLAVMVAYHVWLGYAIIHRPKLTVISLNAESRRQWVFSMMTEPLKNGTLAVQTIRNNIMASTLLATTAITLCSIIGVFVSNTSASKSTASPIIYGNKSPVLATIKNFAILVCFLMAFLCNVQSIRYYAHVSFLITVPVSRGKREHCEYVSRNLNRASYFWSLGLRAFYFSFPLFLWNFGPIPMFVCCCMMSSILYFLDTTTSFTRHLHSESFREIAESMDGEIESAVHSL
- the LOC106347168 gene encoding WAT1-related protein At3g18200, with amino-acid sequence MGKEVVSEKMKLVVALITLQFCFAGFHIVSRVALNIGVSKVVYPVYRNLLALLLIGPFAYFLEKKERPPLTISLLVQFFLLALIGITANQGFYLLGLYYATPTFASAMQNSVPAITFIMACALRLEHIDLVRKHGVAKVLGTLVSIGGATVITLYRGFPIFHKSHNMHEEERIESNSSYNWSLGWLYLMGHCLSWAGWMVLQAPVLKKYPAKLTLTSFTCFFGLVQFLVIALFVETDLNNWIIVSWEELFTILYAGLIASGLVVYLQTWCIYKGGPVFVAVFQPLQTLLVAAMAFLVLGDQLYSGRIVGAVFIMLGLYLVLWGKNEERRQVLEQTTQQDPESLTKHLLEAQDKKTNAESQV
- the LOC106347154 gene encoding T-complex protein 1 subunit delta-like, encoding MAAASTASRPRASKSESFVDNKRKEDIRSANINAGRAVADAVRTSLGPKGMDKMISTASGEVIITNDGATILNKMDVLQPAAKMMVELSKSQDSAAGDGTTTVVVLAGALLRVCQSLLASGIHPTVISDALHKSCAKSVDILTAMAVPVELTDRDSLVKSASTSLNSKVVSQYSTLLAPLAVDAVLSVIDPEKPEIVDLRDIKIVKKLGGTVDDTHTVNGLVFDKKVSHAAGGPTRMENAKIAVIQFQISPPKTDIEQSIVVSDYTQMDRILKEERNYILGMIKKIKATGCNVLLIQKSILRDAVTDLSLHYLAKAKIMVIKDVERDEIEFVTKTLNCLPIANIEHFRAEKLGHADLVEEASLGDGKILKITGIKDMGRTTSVLVRGSNQLVLDEAERSLHDALCVVRCLVSKRFLIAGGGAPEIELSRQLGAWAKVLHGMEGFCVKSFAEALEVIPYTLAENAGLNPIAIVTELRNKHAQGEINSGINVRKGQITNILEENVVQPLLVSTSAITLATECVRMILKIDDIVTVR